In Oscillatoria acuminata PCC 6304, a single window of DNA contains:
- the tgt gene encoding tRNA guanosine(34) transglycosylase Tgt — protein MGRDFTFQCQGKCSHTHARAGVWMTPHGPVETPIFMPVGTLATVKTVTPAQLEATGAQMILANTYHLHLQPGEDIVAAAGGLHRFMVWDGPILTDSGGFQVFSLSELRTITEKGVTFRSPRDGRKIEITPERSIQIQNKLGADVIMAFDECPPYPASREAVELATARTYRWLERCMEAHSRSDQALFGIVQGGVYIDLRLQAVEALTQLDLPGYAIGGVSVGEPGETISEIVRATAPKLPVEKPRYLMGVGTYREMAQAIASGVDLFDCVIPTRWARHGAVMVQGERWNIKNAQFREDFTPLDETCSCYTCQNFSRAYLNHLWKSGEILVYTLLSIHNLTELIRFTKQIRESILSDRFTTDFAHWLEPMP, from the coding sequence TTGGGTCGCGATTTTACGTTTCAGTGTCAGGGTAAATGCAGCCACACTCACGCCAGGGCAGGAGTCTGGATGACGCCTCACGGCCCGGTAGAAACGCCCATCTTTATGCCCGTGGGAACCTTAGCTACGGTGAAAACCGTTACACCGGCCCAGTTAGAGGCAACGGGCGCTCAGATGATTTTGGCGAATACCTATCACCTCCACCTCCAACCGGGAGAAGATATTGTCGCTGCAGCGGGAGGATTACACCGTTTTATGGTGTGGGATGGCCCGATTCTGACCGATTCCGGTGGATTCCAAGTTTTTAGTTTAAGTGAACTGCGGACCATTACTGAAAAAGGGGTGACCTTTCGATCGCCTCGGGATGGACGCAAGATAGAAATCACCCCGGAACGTTCGATTCAAATTCAGAACAAACTGGGGGCTGATGTGATTATGGCCTTCGATGAATGTCCCCCCTACCCCGCATCCCGAGAAGCGGTAGAGTTGGCAACCGCCCGGACTTACCGCTGGTTGGAACGCTGTATGGAGGCTCATAGTCGGTCGGATCAAGCCTTATTTGGGATTGTTCAAGGGGGAGTTTACATCGATTTACGCTTGCAAGCGGTCGAGGCCCTGACCCAGTTAGATTTACCCGGATATGCCATTGGCGGGGTCAGCGTGGGAGAACCAGGGGAAACCATCTCAGAAATCGTTAGGGCCACTGCGCCGAAACTGCCGGTGGAGAAACCGCGCTATTTGATGGGAGTGGGGACTTATCGAGAAATGGCCCAGGCGATCGCCTCCGGGGTTGATTTATTTGACTGCGTAATCCCCACAAGATGGGCGCGACATGGGGCCGTCATGGTCCAAGGGGAACGGTGGAATATTAAAAATGCTCAATTTCGGGAAGATTTTACCCCCCTAGATGAGACTTGTTCTTGTTACACCTGTCAGAACTTTTCTCGGGCGTACTTGAATCATTTGTGGAAATCTGGGGAAATCCTGGTCTATACCTTACTCTCGATTCACAACCTCACGGAACTGATTCGATTTACCAAGCAGATTCGGGAGTCGATTCTGAGCGATCGCTTTACCACAGATTTTGCTCACTGGTTGGAACCGATGCCCTAG
- a CDS encoding photosystem II reaction center protein K, whose amino-acid sequence MEAALLLAKLPEAYSIFDPLVDVLPIIPVFFLLLAFVWQAAVGFR is encoded by the coding sequence ATGGAAGCAGCACTACTACTGGCAAAACTACCGGAAGCCTACTCGATTTTCGATCCCCTGGTAGATGTTTTGCCAATTATCCCCGTGTTTTTCTTGTTGCTGGCTTTTGTGTGGCAAGCAGCAGTCGGTTTCAGATAA
- a CDS encoding glutathione S-transferase family protein has product MALKLYGGARSRASIVQWYLEELGIPYEFVLLDMQSGEHLQPEYLKINPVGKVPAIVDGDFQLWESGAILVYLANKYGNAGKSPEEQATLVQWVLFANATFGPGIFIESNRDRELGRLMKPLNQIFTTHPFLLGQEFTVADVAVGSMLAYSQIMLNLDLGEYPAVVEYIKRIGDRPAFQKTLGSLSQ; this is encoded by the coding sequence GTGGCGTTAAAACTTTATGGCGGTGCTCGTTCTCGGGCATCAATTGTCCAGTGGTATCTGGAAGAACTGGGGATTCCCTATGAATTTGTGTTGTTAGATATGCAGTCAGGGGAACATTTACAGCCCGAGTACCTGAAGATTAATCCCGTGGGAAAAGTCCCGGCGATCGTCGATGGAGACTTTCAACTCTGGGAATCCGGGGCCATTTTAGTGTATTTAGCCAACAAGTACGGCAATGCTGGCAAGTCCCCAGAAGAACAAGCGACTCTGGTACAGTGGGTACTCTTTGCTAATGCGACATTTGGTCCCGGAATTTTCATCGAATCCAACCGCGATCGCGAATTGGGTCGATTGATGAAACCCCTGAATCAAATTTTCACCACCCATCCCTTTTTGTTGGGTCAAGAGTTTACTGTCGCCGATGTTGCCGTCGGTTCGATGTTGGCGTATAGCCAAATAATGCTCAATCTCGATCTGGGCGAATATCCTGCGGTGGTTGAGTATATCAAACGCATCGGCGATCGGCCTGCCTTTCAAAAAACCCTCGGTTCCCTTTCTCAGTAA
- a CDS encoding pentapeptide repeat-containing protein — MQDNSQNFFRVPPELSNQDPVSSASQNPNFMTPDLSNKDLIGASLRGSYLREAKLSGANLSEAILCYADLIGADLKGANLSGADLSDANLNLANLSESNLTGANFKGSLLVGTDLSEADLRGANLKGANLIGAKLAEANLSGANLSGTDLSEADLRGTILQKAVYDLRTRFCEGLDPQTSGAYLIGADVALPAANLSGVDLTGFNLKRADLRGANLRYAKLIGANLEGANLFRANLSGANLTGVNFKGTNLQKAVYDLKTIVSEGIDLSLAGAYWIAPNVSLSEVNLVGVDLSGADLRGAMLSSANLSQADMTGTDLSRANLRKAYLADANMKGSDLRGADLIGASLNKVNLTQADLREADLTRADLRGANLRLADLREADLTGASLNQVNLAEADLRGVDLTRADLRGANLSGADLREADLTKANLHWANLDGANLTDVDVSTIIQ, encoded by the coding sequence ATGCAAGACAATAGCCAAAATTTCTTTCGCGTCCCACCAGAATTATCCAATCAAGATCCCGTGAGTTCGGCAAGCCAAAACCCGAACTTTATGACCCCGGATTTAAGCAATAAAGACTTGATTGGTGCATCTTTGAGGGGTTCCTACCTCCGCGAGGCCAAACTGAGTGGCGCGAACTTAAGCGAAGCGATTCTCTGTTATGCCGACTTGATTGGAGCCGATTTAAAAGGGGCAAACCTCAGTGGAGCAGACTTGAGTGATGCCAATTTAAACTTAGCTAATCTCAGCGAGAGCAATTTAACCGGGGCTAACTTCAAAGGATCCCTGTTAGTCGGAACCGATCTGAGTGAGGCGGATCTGCGCGGTGCCAATCTCAAAGGCGCTAATTTAATTGGGGCCAAACTTGCCGAAGCGAATCTCAGTGGTGCCAACCTCAGCGGAACGGATCTGAGTGAAGCGGATCTGCGGGGGACGATTCTGCAAAAGGCGGTTTACGACTTAAGAACCCGTTTTTGTGAGGGTCTCGACCCCCAGACAAGCGGCGCTTACTTAATCGGAGCCGATGTGGCCCTCCCGGCAGCCAATCTGAGTGGGGTGGATTTGACCGGATTTAACCTCAAACGCGCCGATCTCAGGGGGGCAAATTTGCGCTATGCCAAGTTAATCGGGGCGAATTTAGAGGGGGCGAATCTGTTTCGGGCAAACTTGAGTGGTGCCAATCTCACTGGGGTCAATTTTAAAGGGACAAACCTGCAAAAGGCGGTTTACGATTTAAAAACCATCGTCAGCGAAGGGATTGACTTGAGTTTGGCAGGAGCCTACTGGATTGCGCCGAATGTCTCCTTGTCGGAAGTGAATCTAGTGGGGGTGGACCTCAGTGGGGCGGATTTACGAGGGGCCATGTTAAGTAGTGCCAATTTAAGTCAAGCGGATATGACGGGAACGGATTTGTCCCGGGCGAACCTCAGAAAAGCCTATTTAGCCGATGCGAATATGAAAGGGTCAGATCTGCGCGGTGCAGATCTGATTGGGGCGAGTTTAAATAAGGTGAATTTGACTCAGGCAGATTTGCGCGAGGCAGACTTAACTCGGGCAGATTTGCGCGGGGCTAATTTAAGATTAGCGGATTTGCGAGAAGCGGATTTAACCGGGGCGAGTTTAAATCAGGTTAATTTGGCTGAGGCGGATTTGCGGGGGGTGGATTTAACCCGGGCAGATTTGCGCGGGGCCAATTTGAGCGGGGCGGATTTAAGAGAGGCAGATTTGACCAAGGCTAATCTACATTGGGCGAATCTGGATGGGGCCAATCTCACTGATGTGGATGTCAGTACGATTATTCAGTGA
- a CDS encoding exosortase-dependent surface protein XDP2: MNAKLNLSICVGILAGSMGLATSAQAFSFTTNYTAELLGSNAAKGNIWLDSVTFGDTTVSNFGLVNQVNILKNDLWTKDNTGAASADRGDLADGLVQEKLTDAGAVMALGNTNLNNIIDGEDRGAFSMNVWFDKAVDNLFFWERGRNSKMEIQAVDKLGNSIGNLLTIDSSKWNYAGFDIDTMEIGGKQTVGSLGVSLADLGLSSAIAGVRVSAEGTSFFNGPDWKVVGSAASVPEPGMVMGLGAIASGLLVSNRRKKAQKA; encoded by the coding sequence ATGAACGCTAAATTAAATCTATCGATATGTGTCGGGATCTTGGCAGGCAGCATGGGCCTTGCCACCTCCGCCCAAGCCTTTTCCTTCACCACGAACTATACGGCAGAGTTACTAGGTAGTAACGCGGCGAAAGGAAACATCTGGCTGGATTCGGTGACATTTGGGGATACCACCGTCAGCAATTTTGGCTTGGTGAATCAGGTGAATATTCTCAAAAATGATCTTTGGACTAAGGACAATACCGGGGCGGCTAGTGCAGACAGGGGTGATTTAGCCGATGGGTTAGTTCAGGAAAAGCTGACGGATGCAGGCGCGGTGATGGCGTTGGGAAATACCAACCTGAATAATATTATCGACGGAGAGGACCGTGGGGCCTTCTCAATGAATGTGTGGTTTGATAAGGCTGTCGATAATTTATTTTTCTGGGAACGGGGTCGCAACAGTAAGATGGAGATTCAGGCGGTCGATAAACTGGGCAACAGCATTGGTAACCTCCTGACAATCGACTCCAGCAAATGGAATTATGCGGGATTTGACATCGATACGATGGAAATCGGTGGTAAGCAAACAGTGGGGTCCCTGGGGGTATCTCTGGCTGATTTAGGACTCTCCTCGGCTATTGCTGGGGTTCGTGTCAGTGCTGAGGGAACGTCGTTTTTCAATGGACCTGACTGGAAAGTGGTCGGTTCAGCAGCATCAGTTCCCGAACCGGGTATGGTGATGGGTTTAGGGGCGATCGCCTCGGGACTGTTGGTTTCCAATCGTCGCAAGAAGGCGCAGAAAGCCTAA
- the polA gene encoding DNA polymerase I: MSATSPTFILVDGHSLAFRSYYALAKSRDGGLSTSTGIPTSVSFGFLKSLIEVMAVQDPQYLAVAFDLGLPTFRHEADDTYKSDRAETPEDFITDLKYLQELLTALNLQIVTAPGYEADDVLGTLATRASEAGFQVKILTGDRDLFQLVDAEKQISVLYLGRDAFGRSGRAKSQEFGPEQVQEKMGIPPELVVDYKALCGDTSDNIPGVKGIGDKTAIKLLTSYGSLDQIYEAIADIKGANRKKLEEGKDEAYHSQHLARIVVDVPLELELDQCQLRGFDETAVIPRLEALEFKSFLPKIKQLQQRFGGLSLAETQEVNQTETQTVQTTLSSQNDDTSFWTAEETEAAQELAPSPINPTIIDTPDKLEELVKRLKTYTDSAHPVAWDTETTDLEPRDSELVGIGCCWGSGEEDLAYIPIGHKTGQILPLNQVIEALRPVLESSDYPKAFHNVKFDRLVLRCQGIQLAGVVFDTLLASYLINPETTHNLTDVSTRYLEVTAESYKNLGLTKGQTIADLAIPKAAQYCGLDVFTTYQLVGKLQAELADKSQLHQLLLEVEQPLEPVLAEMEYTGIRINSDYLGNFSQQLEAQLQEIETKAYQEAGEEFNLGSPKQLSYILFEKLDLPISKSRKTKTGYSTDAAVLERLQGEHPLVDLIIENRTLAKLKSTYVDALPKMVHQDTHRVHTNFNQAATATGRLSSSNPNLQNIPIKTEFSRQIRSAFLPEQGWLLVSADYSQIELRILAHLSQEPVLIEAYQNNRDVHTVTAQLLFEKETVTAEERRMGKTINFGVIYGMGSVRFARAIGKTSQEGKLFIKRFYERYGKVFECLNGLQKQAIAQGYVETILGRRRYFDFQGESLNQLKGTDPEAIDLDKLNKKMGMQDSQNLRAAANAPIQGSSADIIKVAMVKMHEVLKDYQARLLLQVHDELVFEVPPDEWEELQPKIKSTMEMAVPLSVPLMVDIHAGDNWMEAK, from the coding sequence GTGTCTGCAACTTCTCCTACATTTATCCTGGTTGATGGTCATTCTTTGGCTTTTCGCTCCTATTATGCCTTAGCAAAAAGTCGGGATGGGGGTTTGAGTACCTCAACCGGCATTCCTACAAGTGTGTCGTTTGGGTTTCTCAAGTCGCTGATTGAGGTGATGGCAGTCCAGGACCCACAATATTTGGCCGTCGCCTTTGATTTGGGGTTGCCGACGTTTCGCCATGAAGCGGATGATACCTATAAGAGCGATCGCGCGGAAACGCCGGAAGATTTTATTACGGACCTTAAATATTTACAAGAATTACTCACGGCGCTGAATCTGCAAATTGTCACGGCACCGGGGTATGAAGCGGATGATGTGTTAGGAACTCTGGCGACTCGGGCAAGTGAGGCGGGGTTTCAGGTGAAGATTTTAACGGGCGATCGCGATTTATTTCAGCTTGTAGATGCTGAAAAACAAATCAGTGTTCTCTATTTGGGTCGCGATGCTTTCGGGCGTTCTGGGAGGGCAAAATCCCAGGAATTTGGGCCAGAACAGGTGCAAGAAAAGATGGGAATTCCGCCGGAATTGGTGGTGGATTATAAAGCACTTTGTGGGGATACTTCGGATAATATTCCCGGGGTGAAAGGGATTGGGGATAAAACGGCGATTAAGTTGCTGACCAGTTATGGCAGTTTGGACCAAATTTATGAGGCGATCGCCGACATTAAAGGAGCGAATCGCAAAAAATTAGAGGAAGGGAAAGACGAAGCCTATCACTCCCAACATTTAGCCAGAATTGTGGTCGATGTTCCCTTAGAACTGGAATTAGACCAGTGCCAATTACGCGGATTTGATGAAACTGCCGTCATTCCTCGTTTAGAAGCACTGGAATTTAAGTCATTTCTCCCTAAAATCAAGCAATTACAGCAACGGTTTGGGGGATTATCCTTAGCGGAAACTCAGGAAGTCAATCAAACTGAAACCCAGACCGTCCAAACAACCCTTTCATCCCAGAATGATGATACCTCTTTTTGGACCGCAGAAGAAACAGAAGCGGCCCAAGAATTAGCCCCATCACCGATTAATCCCACAATTATCGATACTCCGGATAAGCTGGAAGAATTAGTCAAGCGGCTGAAAACTTACACCGATTCCGCGCATCCCGTGGCATGGGATACGGAGACTACGGATTTAGAACCGCGAGACTCAGAATTAGTGGGAATTGGCTGTTGTTGGGGAAGTGGCGAGGAGGATTTAGCCTATATCCCCATTGGACATAAAACCGGCCAGATTTTGCCGTTAAATCAAGTAATAGAGGCATTGCGTCCTGTTTTAGAAAGTAGTGACTATCCCAAAGCCTTTCATAATGTCAAATTTGACCGTCTGGTGTTGCGCTGTCAGGGAATTCAACTCGCTGGGGTAGTATTTGATACGCTATTGGCGAGTTATTTAATTAATCCCGAAACGACGCATAATCTCACCGATGTGTCAACTCGATATTTAGAGGTTACCGCAGAAAGTTATAAAAATTTAGGACTGACAAAAGGCCAAACCATTGCTGATTTAGCCATTCCCAAAGCGGCCCAATATTGCGGCTTAGATGTGTTTACCACTTATCAGTTAGTCGGGAAACTGCAAGCGGAACTGGCGGATAAATCCCAACTGCATCAACTGCTGCTAGAGGTGGAACAACCCTTAGAACCCGTATTAGCAGAGATGGAATATACTGGAATTAGAATTAATAGCGACTATTTAGGAAATTTCTCCCAGCAGTTAGAGGCACAATTGCAGGAAATAGAAACAAAAGCCTATCAAGAGGCGGGGGAAGAATTTAATTTAGGGTCTCCTAAACAACTCAGTTATATTTTATTTGAAAAATTGGACTTGCCGATTAGTAAATCCCGAAAAACCAAGACAGGTTACTCGACGGATGCGGCAGTGTTGGAACGATTACAAGGGGAACATCCCCTGGTAGATTTAATTATCGAAAATCGCACCTTAGCGAAGTTAAAATCAACCTATGTAGATGCATTACCCAAGATGGTGCATCAAGATACTCATCGGGTCCATACCAATTTTAATCAAGCGGCAACGGCAACGGGACGCTTGTCTTCTTCTAATCCAAATTTGCAGAATATTCCGATTAAAACGGAGTTCTCTCGACAAATTCGTTCAGCATTTTTGCCGGAACAGGGGTGGTTATTGGTATCTGCCGATTATTCTCAGATTGAGTTACGAATTTTGGCGCATTTGAGTCAAGAACCTGTGTTGATTGAGGCATATCAGAATAACCGAGATGTGCATACGGTGACGGCGCAATTGCTGTTTGAGAAAGAAACGGTAACGGCAGAAGAGAGGCGGATGGGGAAAACGATTAATTTTGGGGTGATTTATGGGATGGGTTCGGTCCGGTTTGCGCGGGCGATCGGGAAAACTTCTCAGGAAGGGAAGCTGTTTATCAAGCGGTTTTATGAACGCTATGGCAAGGTTTTTGAATGTTTGAATGGGTTGCAGAAGCAGGCGATCGCCCAAGGGTATGTAGAAACCATTTTAGGGCGGCGTCGATATTTTGACTTCCAAGGAGAGAGTCTCAATCAGCTTAAAGGAACCGATCCAGAGGCGATCGATTTAGATAAGCTGAATAAGAAGATGGGAATGCAAGATTCACAGAATTTGCGGGCGGCTGCTAATGCCCCGATTCAAGGGTCTAGTGCAGATATTATCAAGGTAGCAATGGTGAAAATGCACGAGGTTTTAAAGGATTATCAAGCGCGGTTATTGCTGCAAGTGCATGATGAATTAGTGTTTGAAGTTCCTCCGGATGAATGGGAGGAGTTGCAGCCTAAAATTAAGTCCACAATGGAAATGGCAGTTCCGCTTTCGGTTCCGTTGATGGTGGATATTCATGCGGGAGACAATTGGATGGAAGCGAAGTAA
- a CDS encoding acetate kinase — MKILVLNAGSSTQKNYLYELEKGPLNEMSPPLWSGKIDWSRQEGMAEIEVKSGNQKLAETRPSESREKAIASLLETLWQGKTQAIADPSEIDVVGHRIVHGGEKYREATLITPEVKSAIAHLAKLAPAHNSANLQGIEAVEKILPNVPQIAVFDTAFHADLPLETVVYPLPYEWYQQGIRRYGFHGISYQYATQRTADLLGKPLESLRMIVCHLGNGCSLAAIKNGKSVETTMGFTPLEGLMMGTRSGSIDPGILIHQMRSQQFTVDELDSILNRESGLKGVSGVSSDMRDIHTAIEEGNERAKLAFDMYVHRLRLQIGAMLPILGGLDVLVFTGGVGENQSSVRSGACEGFEFLKLHLDPHKNQNSPTDADIATIESQVRVFVIQAQEDWAIARECWHSLTKNQSYTQSSF; from the coding sequence ATGAAAATATTGGTTTTAAATGCTGGTTCAAGCACTCAAAAAAACTACTTATATGAATTAGAAAAAGGGCCTCTCAATGAAATGAGTCCGCCTTTATGGTCCGGTAAAATCGATTGGTCTCGCCAGGAAGGAATGGCCGAAATTGAAGTAAAAAGCGGCAACCAAAAGTTAGCCGAAACTCGACCCAGTGAATCCCGAGAGAAAGCGATCGCCTCCTTATTGGAGACCCTATGGCAGGGAAAAACCCAGGCGATCGCCGATCCATCGGAAATTGATGTTGTCGGACATCGGATTGTACATGGTGGGGAAAAATACCGCGAAGCGACCCTGATTACCCCCGAAGTGAAATCTGCGATCGCCCACCTTGCCAAACTTGCCCCCGCCCATAATTCCGCCAATTTACAAGGCATCGAAGCAGTGGAAAAAATCCTGCCTAACGTCCCTCAAATTGCTGTTTTTGACACTGCCTTTCACGCGGATTTACCTTTGGAAACCGTAGTTTATCCCCTGCCTTATGAGTGGTATCAGCAAGGAATTCGCCGCTATGGATTTCATGGAATTAGCTATCAATATGCCACACAACGCACCGCAGACTTGTTAGGGAAACCCTTGGAAAGTTTACGAATGATAGTCTGTCACTTGGGCAATGGTTGTTCTTTAGCTGCAATTAAAAATGGCAAATCCGTAGAAACTACAATGGGATTTACGCCATTAGAAGGGTTAATGATGGGAACGCGATCGGGAAGTATTGACCCGGGGATTTTAATTCATCAGATGCGATCGCAACAATTCACAGTAGACGAATTAGACTCAATCCTCAATCGCGAATCCGGATTAAAAGGAGTATCGGGAGTTTCCTCGGATATGCGCGATATCCATACTGCCATTGAAGAGGGGAATGAACGCGCAAAATTAGCCTTTGATATGTATGTGCATCGACTGCGATTGCAGATTGGCGCAATGTTACCCATCCTGGGGGGTTTAGATGTCTTAGTCTTTACCGGAGGCGTGGGAGAAAATCAGTCTAGCGTGCGATCGGGAGCTTGTGAGGGATTCGAGTTTTTAAAATTACACCTCGACCCCCACAAAAACCAGAATTCCCCCACAGATGCCGATATTGCTACAATCGAATCCCAAGTGAGAGTTTTCGTCATCCAAGCGCAGGAAGATTGGGCGATCGCCCGCGAATGTTGGCATTCCCTGACCAAAAACCAGAGTTATACTCAATCCAGTTTTTAA
- a CDS encoding phosphoketolase family protein has protein sequence MTVAPKKPTLGPEISVERVREHHHQELEAIARYRRATNYLAVAQIYLKDNVLVDQPLKPEHIKDRLLGHWGTSPGINLIYAHLNRLIRRYDVNMFLVTGPGHGAPANLANLYLEGSLLAYYPEFTLDKAGLEKFIKQFSWPGGFPSHLYPGIPGTIHEGGELGYALATSFGAVMDNPDLVVACIVGDGEAETGPTATAWHSYKYIDPAESGAVLPILHLNGYKISSPTIYGTMSDEELLYLFTGYGYQVRIVRDSDLDADLYGSMDWAYQEISRIQQAARSGDRLSKPQWPMLILRSPKGMSGIKEMDGKPIEGSYRSHQVPAKNATTDEKELQQLEQWLQSYQIHELLDELGRPKPEILDLCPKGSRRMGCNPHTIGGKIRQDLKLPNIFDFEVAIEHSQTPDCCSRGDNQIGNTYQLGKYLKSVIEHNPDNFRIFSPDELESNRLTPVLEATNRGYQWPTDPADEHIGPHNGRVLEILSEHTCQAWLQGYLLTGRHGLFPSYEAFLGIVTTMMDQYGKFIKFSKDFPWRLPIPSLNYLESSTLWRQEHNGFSHQNPGFINSVLDEQAESARVYLPPDANCAISTLDHCLQSTGYINLVVVNKNPMPQWLSMSEAVAHCRAGASVWRWASIDDGVNPDIVLVGIGDVMMVEVLAAAHILRSQLPELRVRVVNVTDLLILEEKSTHPHGLDADMFDALFTSDRPVIVNFHGYPSVVKQLIFGRPNVRRFHINGYREEGTTTTPFDMLVRNHASRYHLIMQAIRLAAAYNPRVAAQANERVSQYEYILAAHGDYIQEKGTDPEEISNWQWC, from the coding sequence ATGACGGTAGCACCGAAAAAACCCACCCTTGGGCCTGAAATTTCCGTCGAACGAGTCCGAGAACATCATCACCAGGAATTAGAAGCGATCGCCCGGTATCGTCGGGCTACAAATTACCTGGCGGTGGCACAAATTTATCTCAAAGATAATGTTTTAGTAGACCAACCGTTAAAACCGGAACATATTAAGGACCGATTACTGGGACATTGGGGAACCAGTCCAGGAATTAATCTGATTTACGCCCATTTAAACCGTCTGATTCGCCGGTATGACGTGAATATGTTTTTGGTGACGGGACCGGGACATGGTGCACCGGCTAATTTAGCAAATCTCTATTTAGAAGGGTCACTGTTAGCGTATTATCCCGAGTTCACCTTAGATAAAGCGGGATTGGAAAAGTTTATCAAACAGTTTTCTTGGCCGGGAGGATTTCCCTCTCACTTGTATCCGGGCATTCCTGGAACGATTCATGAAGGGGGAGAACTCGGATATGCTTTAGCAACCTCATTTGGCGCAGTCATGGACAATCCGGATTTAGTTGTCGCCTGTATTGTCGGGGATGGAGAAGCGGAAACCGGACCGACGGCAACGGCATGGCATAGCTACAAGTATATTGATCCGGCTGAATCGGGTGCCGTCTTACCTATTTTACACTTAAATGGATATAAAATATCCAGTCCCACGATTTATGGGACAATGAGTGATGAAGAACTGCTATATCTGTTTACCGGATATGGCTATCAGGTGAGAATTGTTAGGGATTCAGACTTAGATGCAGACCTGTATGGGTCAATGGATTGGGCGTATCAGGAAATCAGCCGGATTCAACAAGCGGCGCGATCGGGCGATCGCCTCTCAAAACCCCAGTGGCCGATGTTAATTCTGCGATCGCCTAAAGGCATGAGTGGGATTAAAGAAATGGATGGCAAACCCATCGAAGGATCTTATCGTTCCCATCAAGTTCCTGCTAAAAATGCCACCACCGACGAGAAGGAATTGCAACAGTTAGAACAATGGTTGCAGTCGTACCAAATCCACGAACTCCTCGATGAATTGGGACGACCAAAACCCGAAATTCTCGACCTTTGTCCAAAAGGCAGTCGGCGGATGGGATGCAATCCTCATACTATTGGGGGGAAAATCCGCCAAGATTTGAAACTGCCCAATATTTTTGATTTTGAAGTGGCGATCGAGCATTCCCAAACCCCTGATTGCTGTAGCAGAGGAGACAATCAAATTGGCAATACCTATCAACTCGGTAAATACCTCAAATCTGTTATTGAACATAACCCCGATAATTTCAGAATTTTCAGTCCCGACGAACTTGAATCCAATCGACTCACCCCTGTCTTAGAAGCAACCAATCGTGGCTATCAATGGCCGACTGATCCAGCCGATGAACATATTGGACCTCATAATGGACGAGTCTTAGAAATTCTTAGCGAACATACCTGTCAAGCCTGGTTACAAGGGTATTTACTCACCGGACGGCATGGATTATTTCCTTCCTATGAGGCATTTTTGGGCATTGTCACCACGATGATGGATCAATATGGCAAATTTATAAAATTCTCCAAAGACTTCCCCTGGAGACTGCCTATTCCTTCTCTAAATTATCTGGAAAGTTCCACCTTATGGCGACAAGAACACAACGGATTTTCCCATCAAAATCCTGGCTTTATTAATAGCGTTCTGGACGAACAAGCGGAATCAGCCCGAGTTTATCTGCCTCCAGATGCCAACTGTGCTATCAGTACCCTCGACCACTGTTTGCAGAGTACCGGGTACATTAATTTGGTGGTTGTGAATAAGAATCCCATGCCGCAATGGTTGTCTATGTCCGAGGCAGTCGCCCATTGTCGCGCCGGGGCTTCTGTCTGGCGGTGGGCGAGTATTGATGATGGGGTAAATCCGGATATTGTCCTCGTGGGAATTGGCGATGTGATGATGGTGGAAGTGTTAGCAGCCGCCCATATTTTACGGTCACAATTGCCTGAATTACGAGTGCGTGTTGTGAATGTGACCGACTTACTAATTCTAGAAGAAAAATCCACCCATCCCCACGGATTAGATGCCGATATGTTTGATGCCTTGTTCACTAGCGATCGCCCGGTGATTGTCAACTTTCATGGATATCCATCGGTGGTGAAACAATTAATTTTCGGACGTCCCAATGTTCGCCGTTTCCACATTAATGGCTATCGGGAAGAGGGCACAACCACCACCCCCTTTGATATGCTTGTCCGCAATCATGCCAGTCGCTATCATTTAATCATGCAAGCGATTCGATTAGCTGCTGCTTATAATCCCCGGGTTGCTGCCCAAGCCAATGAACGAGTCAGTCAATATGAATATATTCTAGCCGCCCACGGAGATTATATTCAAGAAAAAGGTACTGACCCCGAGGAAATTAGCAATTGGCAGTGGTGTTAA